One window from the genome of Sphingomicrobium arenosum encodes:
- a CDS encoding serine hydrolase domain-containing protein — protein sequence MNISLPALLFVSVLAGSQWVENDADAAAPPRDHVRVALDPLVDLGEQGAIDYARLDARLERLAEEPGMVGLAVGIVEDGEIHFIKGYGETLEGSGEAVGIDTRFRWASVSKGVAGIMAAKLEEEGRLSLDLPISNYSSTLQLPEGNQFSATLRDVLSHRLGIWRNAYDDKLEAGEDPDDIRAMLGELVQICPVGACWSYQNVAFDSSSEAIERGAGKEFETALVEELFGPLGMRDANASRQGLEGADSWAHPHSRGRREVPVTDAYYEVPAAGGVNSDILDMAIWLRAQMGHYPDILSRAVLDEAHRPLIETPGEMRRLRDYRERLSDARYGLGWRIYDYAGHEVIGHRGGVNGYRSFILFDEARDTGVVALWNSNSSQPNGLQFELLDMLYGLEKRDWLELGEES from the coding sequence ATGAATATTTCGCTTCCTGCTCTCCTGTTCGTCTCGGTGCTCGCCGGCTCGCAATGGGTCGAAAATGACGCCGATGCGGCCGCGCCGCCGCGCGACCATGTGCGCGTCGCGCTCGATCCGCTGGTCGACCTGGGCGAGCAAGGCGCGATCGATTATGCGCGGCTCGATGCGCGGCTCGAACGGCTGGCCGAGGAGCCCGGCATGGTCGGGCTCGCGGTGGGCATCGTCGAGGATGGCGAAATCCACTTCATCAAGGGCTATGGCGAGACGCTCGAAGGCTCGGGCGAGGCCGTCGGGATCGACACGCGCTTTCGCTGGGCCTCGGTGTCCAAGGGGGTGGCGGGGATCATGGCCGCCAAGCTGGAGGAAGAAGGCCGGCTCAGCCTCGACCTGCCGATCAGCAATTACAGCTCCACGCTCCAGCTGCCCGAGGGCAACCAGTTTTCGGCCACGCTGCGCGACGTGCTGAGCCACCGGCTCGGCATTTGGCGCAATGCCTATGACGACAAGCTCGAGGCGGGCGAGGATCCCGACGATATCCGGGCCATGCTGGGCGAGCTGGTGCAAATCTGCCCGGTCGGCGCCTGCTGGAGCTACCAGAATGTCGCCTTCGACAGCAGTTCCGAAGCGATCGAGCGCGGCGCAGGCAAGGAGTTCGAGACGGCGCTGGTCGAGGAATTGTTCGGCCCGCTCGGGATGCGTGATGCCAATGCCAGCCGCCAAGGGCTCGAAGGGGCCGACAGCTGGGCGCATCCGCACAGTCGGGGGCGTCGCGAAGTGCCCGTGACCGATGCCTATTATGAGGTCCCCGCAGCGGGCGGCGTGAACAGCGACATCCTCGACATGGCGATTTGGCTCCGGGCACAGATGGGCCATTATCCCGACATTCTGTCGCGCGCCGTGCTCGACGAGGCGCATCGCCCGCTGATCGAGACGCCGGGCGAGATGCGGCGGCTGCGCGATTATCGCGAGCGCCTGTCCGATGCGCGCTACGGGCTGGGCTGGCGCATCTACGATTATGCGGGGCATGAGGTGATCGGGCACCGCGGCGGGGTCAATGGCTATCGCAGCTTTATCCTGTTCGACGAGGCCAGGGACACGGGTGTGGTGGCGCTGTGGAATTCGAACAGTTCGCAGCCGAACGGGCTGCAGTTCGAACTACTCGACATGCTCTATGGGCTCGAGAAACGCGACTGGCTGGAGCTCGGCGAGGAGAGCTGA
- a CDS encoding CHASE domain-containing protein, translating to MLSLLRQYRIPLLVLLGGLALTLLAATVSHGDAEKRYEQQLSRLADRAALSVENKFALQAAVLRGGAALFRASDNVSPDDFRRYVERQNLARFNPGILGVGFAVYATTDPEANVTTAELYGGRPYRRLWPDGDRPNYSIIAFLEPRNERNEAALGFDMMSEPTRRAAMERARRSGEVSLSHKIELVQEIDDDKQAGLLLYMPVTRPVDAEEKFMGWVYSPLRAGDLFSTITDEPLYEDVEVGVYDGTPSLDTLLFENLDADTVGNSVTRTLTVGGNRLVIRVTPTASFYAPHPRINFIVALIVGLALTLLVAALTWQQQLARLRTERTVDARTGELREANDKLIAEAAARAEAETQMRQLQKMEAVGQLSGGIAHDFNNMLAIITGNLDMARRTDDTAKRDTALDRAMLGAKKAAELTHRLLAFSRRQTLLPQTVDCNRLVAEMSELLRRTLGGTIELETVLSGGIWPVTVDPSQLENAIVNLAVNARDAMPEGGRLTIETSNCHLDSAYGDEHPDAPRGQFVLIAISDTGTGMSPEVQAKAVDPFFTTKEVGKGTGLGLSQVFGFLKQSDGHFVIYSEVGEGTTIKLYLPRALGARKGSAAIARSESDAQMPMAREGETVLVVEDEPAVREMSVSALRSLGYEVVEAPDGEQALSMLEDQDLKVDLVFTDVVMPRMDGRRLADGIALVRPGLPILFTTGFTPNAIVHNERLDDGVTLLTKPFSMARLANAVRELIDRDRTD from the coding sequence GTGCTTTCACTACTACGCCAATATCGCATCCCGCTGCTCGTCCTCCTCGGCGGGCTCGCGCTGACGTTGCTGGCCGCGACCGTCTCGCATGGCGACGCCGAGAAGCGCTACGAACAGCAATTGTCCCGCCTCGCCGACCGCGCGGCGCTGTCGGTGGAAAACAAGTTCGCGCTCCAGGCTGCGGTTCTGCGCGGCGGCGCTGCCCTCTTCCGCGCCTCCGACAATGTCTCGCCCGACGATTTTCGCCGCTATGTCGAGCGCCAGAACCTCGCCCGATTCAATCCCGGCATCCTCGGCGTCGGCTTCGCCGTCTATGCCACCACCGACCCCGAGGCCAATGTGACCACCGCCGAGCTTTACGGCGGCCGCCCCTATCGCCGCCTCTGGCCCGACGGCGATCGGCCCAACTATTCGATCATCGCCTTCCTCGAGCCGCGCAACGAGCGCAACGAGGCCGCGCTCGGCTTCGACATGATGAGCGAACCGACCCGCCGCGCCGCCATGGAACGCGCCCGCCGCTCGGGCGAGGTTTCGCTCAGCCACAAGATCGAACTCGTCCAGGAAATCGACGACGACAAGCAGGCCGGCCTTCTCCTCTACATGCCCGTCACGCGGCCCGTGGATGCGGAGGAAAAGTTCATGGGCTGGGTCTACAGCCCGCTGCGTGCCGGCGACCTGTTCAGCACCATCACCGACGAACCGCTCTACGAGGATGTCGAGGTCGGCGTCTATGACGGCACCCCCTCGCTCGACACGCTATTGTTCGAAAACCTCGATGCCGACACGGTCGGCAATTCGGTCACCCGCACGCTCACCGTGGGCGGCAACCGCCTCGTCATCCGTGTCACCCCGACCGCCTCCTTCTACGCCCCCCATCCGCGCATCAATTTCATCGTCGCGCTCATCGTCGGCCTCGCCCTGACCCTCCTCGTCGCCGCCTTGACCTGGCAGCAACAGCTCGCCCGCCTGCGCACCGAACGCACCGTCGATGCCCGCACCGGCGAACTGCGCGAGGCCAATGACAAGCTCATCGCCGAGGCCGCCGCCCGCGCCGAGGCCGAGACTCAGATGCGCCAGCTCCAGAAGATGGAAGCCGTCGGCCAGCTCTCGGGCGGCATCGCCCACGACTTCAACAACATGCTCGCCATCATCACCGGCAATCTCGACATGGCGCGCCGCACCGACGACACCGCCAAGCGCGACACGGCGCTCGACCGGGCGATGCTGGGGGCCAAGAAGGCGGCGGAACTGACCCACCGCCTCCTCGCCTTCTCGCGCCGCCAGACGCTCCTGCCGCAAACGGTCGACTGCAACCGCCTCGTCGCCGAAATGTCCGAGCTGCTGCGCCGCACGCTCGGCGGCACGATCGAATTGGAAACCGTCCTGTCAGGCGGCATCTGGCCCGTCACCGTCGACCCCAGCCAGCTCGAGAACGCCATCGTTAATCTCGCGGTCAATGCCCGCGACGCCATGCCCGAGGGTGGGCGGCTCACCATCGAGACCAGCAACTGCCACCTCGACAGCGCCTATGGCGACGAGCACCCCGACGCGCCTCGCGGCCAATTCGTCCTTATCGCCATTTCCGACACCGGCACAGGCATGTCGCCCGAGGTGCAGGCCAAGGCGGTCGATCCCTTCTTCACCACGAAGGAAGTGGGCAAGGGTACCGGTCTCGGGCTGAGCCAGGTGTTTGGCTTCCTCAAGCAATCGGACGGCCATTTCGTCATCTATTCTGAAGTAGGCGAAGGCACGACGATCAAGCTCTACCTCCCCCGCGCCCTCGGCGCGCGCAAGGGCAGCGCCGCGATCGCTCGTTCGGAAAGCGATGCCCAGATGCCGATGGCCCGCGAGGGCGAAACCGTGCTGGTGGTGGAGGACGAACCGGCCGTGCGCGAGATGAGCGTGAGCGCACTGCGCTCGCTCGGCTACGAGGTCGTCGAAGCGCCCGATGGCGAGCAGGCCCTGTCAATGCTCGAGGATCAGGACCTCAAGGTCGATCTCGTCTTCACCGATGTCGTGATGCCGCGCATGGACGGTCGCCGCCTTGCCGATGGCATCGCCCTTGTCCGGCCCGGACTGCCGATCCTGTTCACCACCGGCTTCACGCCCAATGCGATCGTCCATAACGAGCGGCTCGATGACGGCGTGACACTCCTCACCAAGCCGTTCAGCATGGCGCGCCTTGCCAATGCCGTGCGCGAACTCATCGACCGTGATCGGACCGACTGA
- a CDS encoding cold-shock protein has protein sequence MIEGTVKFFNNDKGFGFIAPDGEGSDAFVHISALEAAGLQTLEKEQRVGYELEQDQRGKMAACKITLL, from the coding sequence ATGATCGAAGGCACCGTGAAATTCTTCAACAACGACAAGGGCTTCGGCTTCATCGCGCCCGATGGCGAGGGCTCGGATGCCTTCGTGCATATCAGCGCGCTGGAAGCAGCCGGGCTGCAGACGCTCGAGAAGGAGCAGCGGGTCGGTTACGAGCTCGAGCAAGATCAGCGCGGCAAGATGGCCGCGTGCAAGATCACGTTGCTCTAG
- a CDS encoding LapA family protein: MQFLRTILWVLLAVGIAIFATANWHDVMIDIGADLRMAIKLPLLLALTFFLGAVPTMLYYRARLWKMRRRIDQAQRALDAHPYTPAPPPTPAQPTRAAPPPEPDSPF; encoded by the coding sequence ATGCAATTCCTGCGCACTATCCTGTGGGTCCTGCTCGCGGTCGGCATCGCCATTTTCGCGACCGCCAACTGGCACGACGTCATGATCGACATCGGCGCCGACCTCCGCATGGCAATCAAGCTGCCCCTGCTGCTCGCCCTCACCTTCTTCCTCGGCGCGGTGCCGACCATGCTCTATTATCGCGCCCGCCTGTGGAAGATGAGGCGCCGCATCGACCAGGCGCAGCGCGCACTCGATGCGCATCCGTACACGCCCGCGCCGCCGCCCACACCGGCCCAGCCGACCCGCGCCGCCCCGCCGCCCGAACCCGACAGCCCCTTCTAA
- the pyrF gene encoding orotidine-5'-phosphate decarboxylase → MPGPIFVAIDTPQLDTAQNLAVAVRSHAGGLKLGLEFFNAQGAEGVKRLKERGLPIFLDLKLHDIPNTVGKAVEAIAPLRPRILTVHAAGGLEMLRAAKAAAPDVTKVVAVTMLTSLDQPDLDRAGIKGTPADYVDRMAELAREAGLDGIVCSGLEVKAMREKWPDGHLVVPGVRPVGTQESADQKRVVTPHQAMEDGASVLVVGRPITQADDPQAAIAAISDSI, encoded by the coding sequence ATGCCCGGTCCCATCTTCGTCGCTATCGACACGCCCCAACTCGACACCGCCCAGAATCTCGCCGTCGCCGTGCGCAGCCATGCCGGCGGCCTCAAGCTCGGGCTGGAATTCTTCAACGCGCAAGGCGCCGAGGGCGTGAAGCGCCTGAAGGAACGCGGGCTGCCGATCTTTCTCGACCTGAAGCTGCACGACATCCCCAACACCGTGGGCAAGGCGGTCGAAGCGATCGCGCCCCTGCGCCCGCGCATCCTGACCGTCCATGCCGCCGGCGGCCTCGAGATGCTGCGCGCCGCAAAGGCTGCCGCGCCCGACGTGACCAAGGTGGTCGCCGTTACCATGCTCACCAGTCTCGACCAGCCCGACCTCGACCGTGCGGGTATCAAGGGCACCCCGGCCGATTATGTCGATCGCATGGCCGAACTGGCGCGCGAGGCGGGCCTCGACGGCATCGTCTGCTCGGGGCTCGAGGTGAAGGCGATGCGCGAGAAATGGCCCGACGGGCATCTCGTCGTCCCCGGCGTGCGCCCCGTCGGCACGCAGGAAAGCGCCGACCAGAAACGCGTCGTCACGCCGCATCAGGCCATGGAGGACGGCGCCTCGGTCCTCGTCGTCGGCCGCCCGATCACGCAGGCCGACGACCCCCAGGCCGCCATCGCCGCCATCTCGGACAGCATCTGA